From the genome of Ralstonia insidiosa:
CGCCCCGAGCCTGCAGCGCAGCCACTGCCGCCTTGGCACCGGGCTTCAGCGCATCGCCAAACGCAATCAGGCCACGCAATTGCACGCCACCTTCGCTGCTTTGTGCGAGCCACGAGACGGTGTTGCCTTGCCCTTCCAACGCATCAGCGCGCGCTTGCAGTGCACCGCGATTGAGCCCGAGCTCATCCATCCAGCGCGCGTTGCCGAGTTGCAGCGACGCACCGTTCACGATGCCGCGCGTGCCGCGTCCGGCCAGCACTTCGGGCGATTGTGCGGGCGCGATTGTGCGACCTTTCGTGCGGCCTCGCTCAACCGCGTACGCACGCGTGGCATGTGCGAGCGGGTGGGTGTTTTCGGCTTGCAGCGCGACGAGCTGATCGAGCAGCGCATCCGCATCCACACCGGGTGCCGCTTCCACCGCCGTCACACGCGGCTGGCCGACGGTGAGCGTGCCGGTCTTGTCGAAGACGACGAAGTCCACTTGCTGCGCACGCTCCAGTGCCTGTGCATCCGCAATCAGGATGCCGCGCCGCGCGCCCGCGCCGGTGCCCGCCATGATGGCCGACGGCGTCGCCAGGCCCAATGCACACGGGCAGGCAATCACCAGCACGGCCACCGCATTGACGATGGCCGTCTCCCACTCTGCCCCGGCGATCGCCCAACCGGCCAGCGTGAGCACCGCCGCCACCAACACCGCCGGCACGAAAATCGCGCTCACGCGGTCCACCAGTTGCTGGATCGGCGGCTTGGCGGCTTGCGCGTCTTCCACAAGCCGGATGATGCGCGAGAGCATGGTGTCCGCGCCAATGGCCGTGGTGCGCACGAGCAGCACGCCATCCGTAGCGATGGCACCGGCCGTCACGCGATCGCCTTCGCGCTTGGGCATGGGCAAGCTCTCGCCGGTCAGCATGGATTCATCGACATGGCTGGCGCCTTCGAGCACCACGGCATCCACGGGGATGCGCTCCCCTGCGCGCACCGACACCACGTCGCCCACACGCACCTTCGCGACGGGCGTGTCACGCAGCGTGCCATCAACGCCGCGCACGCGGGCCATGTCCGGACGCAACGCCTGCAGTGCGCGGATGGCTTGCGCCGTCTGGCGCTTGGCGCGCACTTCCAGCCACTTGCCCAGGCGCACCAGCGTGATGACCACGGCGGCACTCTCGAAGTAGAGATGCGGCATCGCATCCGCACCGGCGCGCCACCACAGCCACAGCGACAGCCCATACGCCGCAGACGTACCCAGCGCGACCAGCAGATCCATATTGCCGGCACCCGCACGCGCGGCCTTCCAACCCGACTTGTAGAAACGCGCGCCGATCACGAACTGCACCGGCGTCGCCAGCAGCCATTGCACCCAGGCGGGCAGCATCCAGTCGCTGCCGATCCAGCCGGCGATCATCGGCAGCACCAGCGGCACGGACAGCGCGGCGGCAATCCACACGGGGCCGGCGCCGTCCCAGAAATCCGTTTCGATGGCGACGGGCGCTGCGGTCTCGTCTGCCGCAACGCGTGCGTCATAGCCGGCGGCCGTCACGGCAGCGACCAGCGCATCGCCGGTCGCTCCGCCCTGCACGCGGGCCCGCTCGGTGGCGAGGTTCACGCTCGCTTCGGTCACACCAGGCACGGCACGCAAGGCACGCTCAACCCGGCCGGCACAGGCGGCACAGGTCATCCCGCTGATATCGAGATCGAGTGAGGCTGGCGTTACGTCGGCTGCAAGGCTGGCGGCAGTCATGGAAGCGTCCATTTCGGGGAAGATGGCATCAGCCTAGACCTTCCCATCTTGGCAAGGTCAAGTCCTCATCTTACGCTTGCGCTTCCCATGGTAGGAAGGTTCATACTGCGGCCGTAACTTCCTCTCCCCTCTTTTCTTTCGATTCAGGAGCCCGAATCATGACGACGTTTTCTGTGGAAGGTATGAGCTGCGGCCATTGCGTGTCTGCCGTCACCCGCGCGGTGCAACAGGTGGATGCCGCTGCCAGCGTGCAGGTGGATCTGTCCAAGCAGACTGTGGCCGTGACGAGCGGTGCCGGTACCGATGCCGTCAAGGCGGCCATCGAGCAAGCCGGCTATCCGGTCAAGGCCATCGCCTGACCGGCGCAGGCAACAAAAAGGCGTGCCGCAGTGGCACGCCTTTTTGCTTGCGCTGAACCGGCTTAGAAGCGGTAGCCGACGTTCAGGAAGGTCACGATCGGGTTGATCTTGATCTTCGCTTCGCTCTGGATACGCGCGCCGTTGATCAGCGTCGTGTCGATCGTCGCCGTGGTCTTCAGCGGGAGATACGACACCGACAGGCCAACGAACCAGTCCTTGGTGATGGCGTAGGTCGCACCCACGTTCACCACCGGGTTGAGCGAGCTGTCGGTCGACACGCTGCTCGTGCTGCCAGGCGTGCCACGGCCCAGCACCTGGTTCTGGAACGCGCTGTTGGTGATCTTGGCATCGCTGAACCACGTGTAGTTCAGGCCCAGGCCAACGTACGGGCGCAGCTTGGTATCAGCATTGAAGAAGTACCACTTGGCCAGCACGGCCGGGCTCCACTGCTTGGCCGAGCCGATTTCACCGTAGCCCGAGAACGAGCCCGTGCCTTCGATCTTGTGGCGCGGGGGAATGCCACCCACGAGTTCCACCGCAAAGTTGTCGGTGAAGAAGTGCGTGAAAGCGAGGCCGAGGGTATCGGCTTCCTGGATCTTGGCGCCCGTGCCCGGCTGCGGCTGGTTGATCGGCGCACCATTGAAGCTCTTCACGAAGAGCGGGTCGCTCGAGCTGTTCGGCATGACGCGGAACCAGCCTGCGCTGACGATGTTGCTGCCGGCAGCCTGTGCGTGCGCGGCGGTGGCGAGGATCATCCCGGCGGCGGCCGCCAGTGCTTTTTTATAGGCCATCTCTGTACGTGCTCCTGTTGAGACGCATCCAAGGCAAACGCAATTTGAACGTTTGCTGGTGCGTTCTAAGTCTCCTCCCAGGCGGAAGGGATGGCCATTATCCCGTGTGATTGCCCCGGCTAGAACCCTTTTTCTAGAGGTTTCCTGTTATAAGCGCCACGCCAAACCGGCCTGCGGCGGGCGTCTTCAGCACATGCTCAGTTTTTAAACAGGCTTGGCTTTGGACAGCGCCAGCACGCATGCGGCCAGATCCCACAACGCGCTGCCGACGCTCTTGAACACCACCGGCAACACCGGCGGTGCCTGCGCAAGTGTGTCTTGCGGCGCATCGACACACTGTTGTAGCGGCCGCACACGCGACCACGGCACCCCCGCCTGCAGCAGATCACCGGCTTCGACTTCCAGGTCGACCAGCGTATCGGCGTAGAGCCGATTGCCCGCTGCCGCCTGCACGCACAGGCGCGGCGGCAGTTCCGCCATGTCAGGCCGGAACGCGCCAACCGCCGCGATGAAGTGATGTGGGCTCCATGCGTAGCCATCCGGGTAATCCGGGCCTGCCAGATCGGGCAAGACTGGCTGCGCCGAGGGCGTCGCGGTAACGACTAGCGGCGTTTGCGGGAGCACCGCGCGGGCGGCTTGCGCCACGCCCGTTGCATCGCCGCCAGCCACTGCTGTGGCATCCATGCCGAGTTGGCGCGCATAAACGACGAGCGCCTCGGCACTGTCCGCCGTGCGCGCGATGATGGTCACGCGCCGTGTGCCCAGCCCGAAGCGGAACGCCTCGAGGTGCGCGCGTGCCTGCGCACCGGCGCCAATCAACAGCAAGTCCCCCGCCGGCTCCGGGGCCAGCAGGCGCGCGGCAAGCAGCGATACGGCTGCGGTGCGGTGAGCAGTCACGGTCGGGCCATCCAGCAGCAGGCGGCGCACGCCGGTCTGCGCATCCATCACCACCACCTCGCCGTGGATGGCCGGCAGGCTGCGCGCCGGGTTGTGCGGGTGCACGGTGATCATCTTGGTGATCGCGATGTCGGCATTGGATGCGGGCATCAGCAACAGGCTGCCCGGGCCGGGCACCGGCATCACCAGCCGTGCAGGCGCCTGGGCTTTGCCGGCACGCGCATCGCGCAATACCTGCGCAATGGCATCGGCCAGCGCGGCGTAAGGCAGGCGGACCGCCGTGGCGGCGGCGTCGAGAGTCTGCAGCATCGGAGGCTCCTGCAGCGGATGGAAACGGGGGGATGGGCCTTGCGCTGATTACGCCGGAACAACCCGGCGCGGCGGCGGTGGCGTGCGGCGCGTCAGCAGCCCAGCGCTGATGAGAAGCTGGGCGCCGGCGTAGCTCCACCAGATCGCCAGCTCATGGTCGGTGAACGGAAAGACGAACACGCTGATGCCGATCATCGCGTCGGAGGTGGCAAAAGCGATCGCACCCCAAGCCGTGAGCGGCCCAGGCAAACGCGCCAGCAAGGCCGCACACACCATCGACGACAACACCACCATATAGACAATGACCGGCCCCTTCATCTCGCCCAGGCCAGGCCAGTACCAGACCAGCATGCCGATGGCCACGCCAATCATGGCCCCGACCCCGAGCAGGCGAAGGGGCGACGACGCCCCGCGCAGCCCGACCAGCACACGCAGGTAGCACAGGTGCGCCACCAGGAAGCTGCTCAAGCCTGCAATGAACGAGAACCCAAAGCCCGGCAACGCCAGCCACAAATCCCCCAGCGCAGAGAACATCATGGCGCCGATCAACCAGCGGCGCTCGCGCGGCACCTCGTGCAACGCCGCGGCGCGCGCCAGCAGCAGCGCCATCAGCATCTTCCACAGCGGCTGCAGAGCGATGCGGCCGACCAACGGCGTGCCGGGCGGCACTTCCACGGCCACCATGGTCAGCATGCCGCCGTAGGTGACACCCGCGATGGCTGCGGCCACCCACCACGCGCGAACCCGCGCCGGCATGCCGTAGCCGCCCGCAAGATGCGCCAGCGGGTGCGCCGGATGCGTGGTGTGTCCTTCAACCATCGTGGTCTCCCGCCCAAGACAGGCTATTCAACTGCTGCAAAGTGATTGTCGGCTTGCAGCGTGACACGCCGCGCACCCAGGCGCAAGGCGCGAATCTACCCACCAAGGTGGGATAGTGGCAGCGCACCATCGCGCTTAAGCGCCGTCAGCACGATGTTGGAGCGCACATTGTCCACACCCGGCACGCGCATCAGCTTGCGCATCACAAACTCCGACAGCGCGGGCAGATCCGGCACCACCACGCGCAGCATGTAATCGGCATCCCCAGCCACCGAATAGCACTCCTGCACGGCATCGAGCAGGCTGATCTCTTCGTGAAAGCGCTCGACGATGGCATCGCCGTGGTGGGCGAGCTTGACGCTCGCGAACACCGTCACGCCCAGCCCCAGTCCGGTCGGCGACAGCACCACCCGATAGCCTTCGATCACCCCTTCGGACTCAAGGCGCGCCAGGCGCCGCCCGACCTGGCTGGCCGACAGGTGCACCTGCTCCGAGAGCTGCTGGTGGGTCGCACGGCCATCGCGCTGAAGTGCTGCTAGCAGGGCCAGATCGAAGTTATCCATGGAAATCATGCAAATCTCCTGCGTTGATAGGCAGGATTTTGCATGAAATCCGCAAACCGCGTGCAATGGAAGCCGGTTTTGCGGCCAATCCGCGTGGCCTCCCCAATACACTGGCCGGACTCTGATTGGACAAGATCGACATCACAAATGGACATCGCAACCACCGCCCCCGACGCTGCCCAAAACGCGGCCCAACATGCGGCACCCACAGGCTTCAACGGCACCCTGACCGACAAACTACGCGAACAATTCGCCGAGGGCCTGGACGGCCAGACGCTGCGTGCTGATTTCACCATGCAGCAGCCGGTGCACCGCTACACCGCCGCCGACCACGCCACCTGGCGCACCCTGTACGACCGCCAGGAAGCCCTGTTGCCGGGCCGCGTGTGCGATGAATTTCTGCAAGGCCTGTCGACCCTGGGCATGAGCCGCGAAGGCGTGCCGTCGTTCGACCAGCTCAATGAAACGCTGATGCGCGCTACCGGCTGGCAGATCGTTGCCGTGCCGGGCCTGGTGCCGGACGAAGTGTTCTTCGACCACCTGGCCAACCGCCGCTTCCCCGCCAGCTGGTGGATGCGCCGCCCCGACCAACTCGACTACCTGCAAGAGCCGGACTGCTTCCACGACATCTTCGGCCACGTGCCGCTGCTGATTAACCCGATCTTTGCCGACTACATGGAAGCCTACGGCAAGGGCGGCCTGAAGGCGGCACGCCTGGGCCAGCTCGACATGCTGGCGCGCTTGTACTGGTACACGGTGGAGTTTGGCCTGATCCGCACGCCGGCCGGCCTGCGCATCTACGGCGCAGGCATTGTGTCGAGCAAGAGTGAATC
Proteins encoded in this window:
- a CDS encoding heavy metal translocating P-type ATPase produces the protein MTAASLAADVTPASLDLDISGMTCAACAGRVERALRAVPGVTEASVNLATERARVQGGATGDALVAAVTAAGYDARVAADETAAPVAIETDFWDGAGPVWIAAALSVPLVLPMIAGWIGSDWMLPAWVQWLLATPVQFVIGARFYKSGWKAARAGAGNMDLLVALGTSAAYGLSLWLWWRAGADAMPHLYFESAAVVITLVRLGKWLEVRAKRQTAQAIRALQALRPDMARVRGVDGTLRDTPVAKVRVGDVVSVRAGERIPVDAVVLEGASHVDESMLTGESLPMPKREGDRVTAGAIATDGVLLVRTTAIGADTMLSRIIRLVEDAQAAKPPIQQLVDRVSAIFVPAVLVAAVLTLAGWAIAGAEWETAIVNAVAVLVIACPCALGLATPSAIMAGTGAGARRGILIADAQALERAQQVDFVVFDKTGTLTVGQPRVTAVEAAPGVDADALLDQLVALQAENTHPLAHATRAYAVERGRTKGRTIAPAQSPEVLAGRGTRGIVNGASLQLGNARWMDELGLNRGALQARADALEGQGNTVSWLAQSSEGGVQLRGLIAFGDALKPGAKAAVAALQARGVRTALVTGDNAGAARTVAAALGIDEVAAQVLPQDKAARVTAWQQSGHVVAMVGDGINDAPALAAADVGIAMATGTDVAMQAAGITLMRGEPRLVSDALDLSRRTVAKIRQNLFWAFIYNVVGIPLAAFGLLSPTFAGAAMAFSSVSVVTNALMLRRWQASGERA
- a CDS encoding heavy-metal-associated domain-containing protein, which codes for MTTFSVEGMSCGHCVSAVTRAVQQVDAAASVQVDLSKQTVAVTSGAGTDAVKAAIEQAGYPVKAIA
- a CDS encoding OmpW/AlkL family protein codes for the protein MAYKKALAAAAGMILATAAHAQAAGSNIVSAGWFRVMPNSSSDPLFVKSFNGAPINQPQPGTGAKIQEADTLGLAFTHFFTDNFAVELVGGIPPRHKIEGTGSFSGYGEIGSAKQWSPAVLAKWYFFNADTKLRPYVGLGLNYTWFSDAKITNSAFQNQVLGRGTPGSTSSVSTDSSLNPVVNVGATYAITKDWFVGLSVSYLPLKTTATIDTTLINGARIQSEAKIKINPIVTFLNVGYRF
- a CDS encoding delta(1)-pyrroline-2-carboxylate reductase family protein produces the protein MLQTLDAAATAVRLPYAALADAIAQVLRDARAGKAQAPARLVMPVPGPGSLLLMPASNADIAITKMITVHPHNPARSLPAIHGEVVVMDAQTGVRRLLLDGPTVTAHRTAAVSLLAARLLAPEPAGDLLLIGAGAQARAHLEAFRFGLGTRRVTIIARTADSAEALVVYARQLGMDATAVAGGDATGVAQAARAVLPQTPLVVTATPSAQPVLPDLAGPDYPDGYAWSPHHFIAAVGAFRPDMAELPPRLCVQAAAGNRLYADTLVDLEVEAGDLLQAGVPWSRVRPLQQCVDAPQDTLAQAPPVLPVVFKSVGSALWDLAACVLALSKAKPV
- a CDS encoding lysoplasmalogenase — translated: MVEGHTTHPAHPLAHLAGGYGMPARVRAWWVAAAIAGVTYGGMLTMVAVEVPPGTPLVGRIALQPLWKMLMALLLARAAALHEVPRERRWLIGAMMFSALGDLWLALPGFGFSFIAGLSSFLVAHLCYLRVLVGLRGASSPLRLLGVGAMIGVAIGMLVWYWPGLGEMKGPVIVYMVVLSSMVCAALLARLPGPLTAWGAIAFATSDAMIGISVFVFPFTDHELAIWWSYAGAQLLISAGLLTRRTPPPPRRVVPA
- a CDS encoding Lrp/AsnC family transcriptional regulator yields the protein MISMDNFDLALLAALQRDGRATHQQLSEQVHLSASQVGRRLARLESEGVIEGYRVVLSPTGLGLGVTVFASVKLAHHGDAIVERFHEEISLLDAVQECYSVAGDADYMLRVVVPDLPALSEFVMRKLMRVPGVDNVRSNIVLTALKRDGALPLSHLGG
- the phhA gene encoding phenylalanine 4-monooxygenase, whose protein sequence is MDIATTAPDAAQNAAQHAAPTGFNGTLTDKLREQFAEGLDGQTLRADFTMQQPVHRYTAADHATWRTLYDRQEALLPGRVCDEFLQGLSTLGMSREGVPSFDQLNETLMRATGWQIVAVPGLVPDEVFFDHLANRRFPASWWMRRPDQLDYLQEPDCFHDIFGHVPLLINPIFADYMEAYGKGGLKAARLGQLDMLARLYWYTVEFGLIRTPAGLRIYGAGIVSSKSESVYALDSASPNRIGFDVRRIMRTRYRIDTFQKTYFTIDSFEQLFDATRPDFTPLYEELAALPTIGAGDVVEGDLVLNVGNREGWADTADI